Sequence from the Rhizobium sp. TH2 genome:
AGACAGCGAGGACGCGCAGAGCACACGCCTCACCCCCGAAAACGTCATGAGCGAGTTCCACCGAATCTCGCATCGGCAGTTTCCGTGGCAGATCGGCTGGCACAACGTTGCCAACCTTTACCGTCATGCCTTCGTCTATGGCCAGGGGCTCTGCGATGAGTATTTCAAGAAGACCTATGGGCTTTCCATCAGCGATTTCATGGCCTGCTGCTTCGTTCTCTGGGTTCAGACGCAACTGGCCCCGTGGTGCGCGCCCCTCACCAAGTTCCCCGTTGATGTGCCTGAAGACGCCATGGAAAAGACGATGGCGATGGTATCCGGCGAGCTTTGGACGACCCGCCGCAAGTCGTTTGAACTGTTTCAAACTCTTGCTGCTGGGAAGGATATGCCTGTGGCCTATCACCCCAGCTATCTTCGGCTGAAGCCCATCATCCGCGCAGCGCCACGAAACCACTACATCGCTCCATTGCCAGAGCTGATCTTGTTCAGAGCCACGGTAGGGCTTTACTACGACCTTTTCGCCGCCGGAACCACCGTCATGAACGACGCCCGCGCCCGGTTTGAAGAATATGCCCGTCAACTCATCAAGGCCTATATTCCCGGGTTCGACCCCTGCCCGGCCGAGGAATACAAATATAAGAATTCCGAGGCAGAAACACCCGACATACTGCTGAAGCGAGACGGGAAGATTGTCGCAGTGTTTGAGTGCAAGGCCACCAAGCTTTCATTCCAGGCGCAATATGCCGACGATCCGGCGTCCGAGGCGAAAAATCAGTACGACCAGATTGCCAATGCGGTTTTCCAGCTATGGCGTTTCTTCTCCCACGTGCGGCGTGGCATCATCAAACAGGACTTAGCCGACGAGGTTGCCGCTGTGGTGTTGACGATGGAACCATGGACGCAAACCTCTTCCGAACTGCGAGCTACGATGGTTGCGGAGGCTGAAAAACTGGCAGCAACCAAAGAACCGGAAATGACCGCCGAGGATAAGCGCGTCCCGCTGTTCGTCTCGATTTCCGAAATGGAACACATGCTAGCGCACTCGACCGAGGAGGATGTCCAAGAGACATTTCGCGCCGGGGCACATGATGCCAAGTACCGGGGTTGGAGCGTTCGCGAAATCCGACGGAATGCAGTGAAAGAAGTACGCCCGAGCCAAAAGTATCCGTTCGAGCCAGGCGACCTGCTGCCCTGGTGGAAGGAGACTGAAGAGCGTGGGCTTGCAAAGCGCGCAGCCGAAGTAGCCGCTCAGGCCGCCAGCGAACTATCAACATGAAGCACTTATTCACTCCTAACCGCTTTGCTGTCGTCATTACCGCCGTCTGGGTCATAGGAGCCGGCATTGCTCTCTCCCGCGTTACCCCCGATGAAATGCCAACAAAGCTTAACGAGTGGGGAGATTTCATGGCTGGGGTGTTTGCCCCAATTGCCTTCGTCTGGCTGGTGACCGCAGTCTGGATACAGTCCGCCGAACTAAGAGAGCAGCGTACTGAGTTGCAGCTAACCCGGGAGGAATTTGTCCATCAGCGTGAGGTCATGAAGGCCCAGGCGGACGAAGCGCGAAAACAGGCTGAATACATCGGAACGCAAACCCGCATCTTAGAAGACGAGGAAAAGCGCCGAAAGTGGGCGGACCTTGACGACCTATTCCGAGCCGAGGTCAATAAGCTTGTAGGCCTCATATGGCTCCACGAAAGTCCGTTCAACTTCACGCATGAGGGGGCGCACGTGATCAATGTCAGTGCCCCTGACTCCGTCGAAGACTTCGAGTTCGTTGCTCGGATCGCTGCTCAACTGACGAGTCAGTATGCTGGAAACGGGGTTGCGAAGATCAACACGCCCATAACCATGAACAATCCTGATCGCTTCGATATTGTCGTTGCGGCAGTAAAGTCGTGTCAGGCGAAGGAAAGGCAGGCCTCACCGGTCATGCAAGTCCGAGCTGCTGCGTTGCGCCTCGCGGAAATCGTCGAGTATGCTGAGTTGTTGAAGGCGCGCGCGTCCCAGCGAAAACCGGACGACTAGCTGTTACCACAGGCCCATCGCCATGCCGCCGACATAACCACCCGCAGCCAGCAAAAAGGATACGAGCATCGCGCCGTGCAAATCCCATAGGACGATGACAGGTTGTCCGACCAGAGCATTCATGCCCACACTTTTTTTCGCGAACACCCATCCCAGGGCGGCGACCATCGCGACGTGAGTGGATATTGAGGATTTCATTGACGCCAGTATACCGGGTTACGTAGGTTCCGGCACGGGACGTTGGGGGAGTCATGAACATCAAGCCGGTCTACGCTGCTACCATCGTCGCAGTTCTATCCACAGCGTCGGTCTCCGCTCAGGAAGCGGATAAGCTGAAATCGGATATCGTCCCAATGATGCTCGCCTACACCCATGCTTGCCCTTCCGAGGCGTGGATGGACAAGATGGTCGGTGAAGTCGTCGCCATCGTCGCCACTCAGGACGATATCGTGCCTGAAGAAGTGCGCCGTAGGGGCGACATAACTGCTAAAGGCTACGCTGACGCGTTGACAGAGGAGCAGAAAAAAACCTTCTGTGAAAAAGCACGCCCCGCGCTCATGGCAATCTATGATGAGTCCCGGCCAAAGCCATCATTTGCTCAGAAAATTCTTGGCACTAAGACCAATCAGTTCATTGACGCGGCAGTAGTGGGCGCCGCAGGGGCCGTCATTGGGGTTTTGGCTGGGTTCATTATTGGCCGCGTCTCCTCTATGAAGCCTCTCCGCAAGCCGTTGTGGATTCCGGGGTGGATACTGGCCTTCCTTATCCTACGAATGGTACTGTTAAGAACTTTGGCTTAGCTTTGCCGATTAACTCCCCTTTATGCCATTTCATCCATTTCGCGCCCTTGCCCCGCTCCCGTGGGTCGAACCATTCCCCGCCAAAGCGGGCCATGAAGGCCTCAGCGTCTTCCTTGAGCGAGTAGCAGAACACGTTGTACCAGGCGTCCTCAAACACCACGGAATGCCCGCGTGAGCAGAGAGACAGGCATTTGTTGAATTCTGCGTGGATGTCGTAGTTCGTGGAGCCACATTTCTCCTGCGGCAGTGCCACTTGATACGGCCAGCCGCGGTCGATACCCGCCGCGCTCAACTCGCCTTTTCGATAGACCATAGGAATTTTCTCCGCTGCAAATGGGAGTTTGTTCCCATTTGCAGCGGAGAGTCAAGCCTTTGGTTTGCCCTTCGACACGACCAAATTGTCGATGATGGCGCGCAGCTTCTCACTCTTGCGGTTGATTAGTTCTTCCAGCGCGTTTTCGAGAATTTGGAAACACTGGAGGACCGTCTTGAATTCGACCTTCCCTTCATGGCTTCCGACGTTTCCAACAAACCGTAGGGCGTCAAGGCTGTCTTTGTGACCGGGGTCAATCGCATCGAGCGCTTTGATGCGGTCCGACAGGTCCCAGGTGGCATTCTTGCGATTTCCCTTTGGACCGGTGGTGGGCACTTTCAGTTGGTCGAGTAGCGCTTCCACAAAGATGCGGAGGCGATTAGCACACGACCCGCCGTCTACCCATATGAGACTGTAAGCGACTTGGAGGTGCTCCTTGCAAGGCTTCCCAAGGCCCTCAGGGACTTTAATAACGGGCGGCGCTGGATACATGCTTTTCGGCCAGAAAAGCAGGTCTTCGCTTTCGTCCATGTTGTCAGTTTCAGGATTATGCTCGTAGTGCGTACGCTTTTCATACCGCCCGGTGACAGTGACTATTTCTCCACAAAATGGGTTGTCACAGGTGAAAACCGCCGTGAACTGGCCAGTTTCCATCTCATGTGAAAGCTCATTGTTCTTCCAGTGACGCTCAGCATGAAGCGGCGGTATCATCTGTCGCTGCTTTTGGTTCTGCTTGAGCTTGCCGGTCGGACAGCGTGGGCACGGCAAAGGCCGAAAATAACTCCCGTACCACTCCCTCCATATTTTTGTATCCATTCCCGCCCCTCGCCCTTTTCGACTTTCATAGCCGAATCTAGCTGGAGTCGCTACGATGCCAGCAGCCTGTCGCGCCGAACCAGCACATTGCTGCCAACGGCCAGCCGCACATCCGTTAGGAAGTTGCCAAGTTGGTCGCCGTCCCGCGCCCCGCTTGCCCACCAGTCAGCCTCTTCTTGACAGCCCACAGCGGGAAATCCTCACACTGGACCACAGCCTAATTGTGAGCGCCCAATCATTCCTGAGACGACTACGAGCGATAAGGGACTTCCGCCAATGCTATCCGGCTCGCTGCCACCAGCTCCACCGGCTAGGCTTTACATATCGGCGTCCAATCAACTTCTACTAGTGCCGCAGTAGCATGGTTATGGGCTGAGGATTGACTCTTATACAGAACGCTGGCGGAATATCGTTAGGGGGATTTTCAATGAGAATATGGGTTGCAACTGCGCTTTGCCTGACATCCATGCCGGCGAATGCTGAATTCTTTAACGGACTTCAAATGCATGATTACTGCACTTCAAGACCGCAGATCGTAGCGGGCTACGTTGCCGGGTGGGGTGGAAAGCACGAATGGGATAAAGACGCAGCGACGCTAACGGCGCTGGATACGATGCCTGGCACAACGGCAAATAACGTAGCGATGTCAGCCGTAAACACCGCTAAAGGAGGCGTTTGCCTAACGGAAGGCATTACCGTTGGCCAACTCAACGAGGTATTTTGTAAGTATCTGGAGAACCACCCTGAAAACCGGCACCAGTCCGCGACCGAGCTTGTGCAAAAGTCTTTTTCTGAGGCTTGGCCCTGCAAATAGGCGCCCCGCCGCGTGGCAGACCTATCAATTCCCAACGCCATCCGGGCCATCGACCGAGAATTGCTCCCGTGCCAGCTCCCGCGCATAAGCCCGAAGCTCATGGTAATTGTGCATACCGTTGCGGTAGGCGCTGATGACCAGCTTGGCGAAGCGTTTCCGCTCTTCCTCATCCTGGGTAAATGAAGGCTCAAGTATTGCGGCCTTGTAGATCTCGACCATCGCGCTGAAATCTTCCGGCCGGATAACCGAAGCACCTTCCTGACTACTGAAAGCCACAGTTTCCTCCCTGTTTTTCTTAGCAATGATTTTGTGTCTTCTTCGCTGGAAATCAAGATCGTCGGCGGTGTAAAACCAGTTGAACTTGACGCGTTAATGGACGATCGCCTCCCATAGGAGGTGCAATGCAGTACATCGCTTACTATCGTGTTTCGACAAAGCGCCAAGCCAGGTCCGGACTAGGCCTAGATGCCCAATGCCAGGCGATTAGGGCCTTTCTAAAAGAAGGCGATAGGTTGTCTGGAGAATTCATCGAAGCTGTTTCAGGACGTAAGGATAACCGGGCGGAGCTTAAGAAGGCGATCGCGCTTGCCAAGAAAACTGGAGCCTCACTTCTAATTGCCAAGCTTGATCGCTTCTCTCGAAGGGTGAGTTTCATCGCCAGCATGATGGAGTCGGGTGTCGGACTCGTCGTTGCTGACATGCCGCATGCGACAGACTTCCAGCTTCATATCTTCGCTGCCTTGGCCCAGGAAGAGCGTCGGATGATCTCTCTAAGAACCAAGGCCGCTCTCGCCCAGGCAAGGCAGCGCGGAGTGCTGTTGGGAGCCAACGGGAAAAAGCTTGCCATCGAAAATGCAGAGGCGGCAGATCAATTCAAAGCTCTAATCGTCGCGAAGCTTCCCGACGGCTGGGAGTCCCTTGGCTATTCAGAACTGGCTCGCCGGCTGAACGCAATGGGCATCAAAACTCGTACAGGAAGCTCCTTTTATCCGCAGACTGTGAAAAACTATCTGCAGCGCGGAGCAACCCCAGCGATTTAATTTCAGCGATTTTAAATCGCTCAAAATCGATCAATTTCGATTTTGATTTCCGTTTCCGCTACGCTAGGCTAGCTATCGAGATGGCGCTGCACATCTCCCAGAGCGTTTGTTAGCGTCCAACCATCATCGTCAGCCGTGATCGAGACTTTGTACGTGAGCAAGTCATCGGCAGAAAATGACAGCGTTCGAAAGTTGCCATCGTCAAACAGCACAGAAAAGTGTTTGTCGGGCGAATACGTGTAATCTCGGACTTTCGTTCTCGGGGGAGGGCCACTGAGATCATCTGGATAAAGCAGCAGTTCTCTGACGTTCAGCTTGATCCAATTCGCGATCTTCGTACGGTCATCATAGGCCTTCGCGTTGTCCCAGTCGATGTCATCGATCTTGTTTTCCAGAGTAGGTAAGCTGGGATCGGCCTGCGTTGCATGGTTCGCCAACTCACTACGAAGTTGAACGATATCCTTTCCGATCTGCGTAATTTCGTCAGATAAGGATACGAGGCGGCGTTTGACGAAGTCGCCTGCGCTGTCTGCATCAGCTAGCAAGTCGAATGCCTTTTCACGTTGCAGCTCCAGCTTTTCCAGCGCTGACGTCTTAGCCAGGATGCCAGCCTCGATCAGTTCACGGCCCTCGTCCGGCCGGCCCAGAACCACACTTAGGTCAAGCTCTGAAACATACCTGAGGAAGCTTTTTTCAAAATAACGAAGACGCCAAGACGATGCGTCACAACGGTGGAAACGTTTCGAATTGGTGCAACGAATGTAGACACCCCCTTTGGGTCCTTCCCCCTTATCCTCGATCGACATGGGGCCGTCGCAGTATCCGCATTTCGCAACACCAGCGAAAAGGTTGACGAGCCGTGTTCCCTTTCTCCCGGCTCCCCTCGCGCCCCGGACCTTCCGGCCTTTTTGAACGCGATCGAATTGGGCTTCCGTTACGATGGCGGGATAGTATCCGGAAATTGGATCGCCCCAGGGAACTCGTTTGCCATCAACAAACCGATGAGGCTGAAACTCACCGATGACGGATCGATTTTTCAAAATTTTGGCCATGTAGGACTCGTGCCAACCATCTGAATCTGAGAATGGTTTCACCCCGGTGGCATTGAAGGCATGCGCAATCTGATACGCACCTTTGCCGGCGTCGGCTTGGGTGAAGATCGTTTGAATGAGCTGGGCTCTATCCTCGGTGATGGTGAACTCGGTTCGATCGTCATTGAGTGTGAGCCAAGCAGGACAGACTCTAGTCAGCTTCTTGTGGGCTAGCCCTTTTCGCTTGTTTTCCCACGCGGCACCGACGCGAACACTTTTCGTATGAGATTCATCGTGAGCCCGGCTCATGATGACAACGGACATAATGATATCGACGAACGCGCAGTTGTTTGCCTCATAAACCTTATTATCGACCAGCGTGATGATGTTTACGCCCGCCTCCAATATCTGAAGGAAAAGTGATGCAGCGGTTTGCGGTTGACTTCGGCTGATCCGATCGAGCGATTCTACGACGAGGTAAGAACCCTTTTCGATTTCTCCAGCCTGCACGGCATTAAGGAAGCGACCAAGCTGCCCTTCGCGGACGTTTCTGCCTTTGAAGGCAGACACGCCGATGTCCTCCAATTTAAAATTCGTCTGCAGGTCGAGATTATGCGCTTTGGCATACTTCTCAGCGGCTTCAGTTTGTCGCCTGAGACTGTCGCCTCGCAACTGAATTTCCGTTGACATTCTGATGTATGAGTAGGCTTTAGGTCGCATATGCAATCTCCTTGAAGACTACATAACGGAAAAATTAATCCTCCTCAACATGCACATTGTCGGCCTTGGCGACAAGGCCGTGGCCGAGAGCCGCGAGCGCGTACAGGCGGCCCTCCACGCATCCGGTCTGACGCTGCCGCCGAAGAAAGTCACCGTCAATCTGGCACCCG
This genomic interval carries:
- a CDS encoding DUF4145 domain-containing protein; this translates as MIPPLHAERHWKNNELSHEMETGQFTAVFTCDNPFCGEIVTVTGRYEKRTHYEHNPETDNMDESEDLLFWPKSMYPAPPVIKVPEGLGKPCKEHLQVAYSLIWVDGGSCANRLRIFVEALLDQLKVPTTGPKGNRKNATWDLSDRIKALDAIDPGHKDSLDALRFVGNVGSHEGKVEFKTVLQCFQILENALEELINRKSEKLRAIIDNLVVSKGKPKA
- a CDS encoding recombinase family protein, giving the protein MQYIAYYRVSTKRQARSGLGLDAQCQAIRAFLKEGDRLSGEFIEAVSGRKDNRAELKKAIALAKKTGASLLIAKLDRFSRRVSFIASMMESGVGLVVADMPHATDFQLHIFAALAQEERRMISLRTKAALAQARQRGVLLGANGKKLAIENAEAADQFKALIVAKLPDGWESLGYSELARRLNAMGIKTRTGSSFYPQTVKNYLQRGATPAI
- a CDS encoding recombinase family protein; translated protein: MRPKAYSYIRMSTEIQLRGDSLRRQTEAAEKYAKAHNLDLQTNFKLEDIGVSAFKGRNVREGQLGRFLNAVQAGEIEKGSYLVVESLDRISRSQPQTAASLFLQILEAGVNIITLVDNKVYEANNCAFVDIIMSVVIMSRAHDESHTKSVRVGAAWENKRKGLAHKKLTRVCPAWLTLNDDRTEFTITEDRAQLIQTIFTQADAGKGAYQIAHAFNATGVKPFSDSDGWHESYMAKILKNRSVIGEFQPHRFVDGKRVPWGDPISGYYPAIVTEAQFDRVQKGRKVRGARGAGRKGTRLVNLFAGVAKCGYCDGPMSIEDKGEGPKGGVYIRCTNSKRFHRCDASSWRLRYFEKSFLRYVSELDLSVVLGRPDEGRELIEAGILAKTSALEKLELQREKAFDLLADADSAGDFVKRRLVSLSDEITQIGKDIVQLRSELANHATQADPSLPTLENKIDDIDWDNAKAYDDRTKIANWIKLNVRELLLYPDDLSGPPPRTKVRDYTYSPDKHFSVLFDDGNFRTLSFSADDLLTYKVSITADDDGWTLTNALGDVQRHLDS
- a CDS encoding type I restriction enzyme HsdR N-terminal domain-containing protein, with the translated sequence MTYLLQEIRNIYMRSPSYYGFFSQDWVPSVRGWASRLRFEPIRKPAATAPSQQEPVKNPFPILLRRLADTDDGPILSMVWAVHALQSGRAEHAQHMMLHTPVVVTNDPTSEYMVHKWELETLLTVTLNMQKDIVPVFLKMPINTSDFDSFAGVLNLLKDSEDAQSTRLTPENVMSEFHRISHRQFPWQIGWHNVANLYRHAFVYGQGLCDEYFKKTYGLSISDFMACCFVLWVQTQLAPWCAPLTKFPVDVPEDAMEKTMAMVSGELWTTRRKSFELFQTLAAGKDMPVAYHPSYLRLKPIIRAAPRNHYIAPLPELILFRATVGLYYDLFAAGTTVMNDARARFEEYARQLIKAYIPGFDPCPAEEYKYKNSEAETPDILLKRDGKIVAVFECKATKLSFQAQYADDPASEAKNQYDQIANAVFQLWRFFSHVRRGIIKQDLADEVAAVVLTMEPWTQTSSELRATMVAEAEKLAATKEPEMTAEDKRVPLFVSISEMEHMLAHSTEEDVQETFRAGAHDAKYRGWSVREIRRNAVKEVRPSQKYPFEPGDLLPWWKETEERGLAKRAAEVAAQAASELST
- a CDS encoding Rap1a/Tai family immunity protein, giving the protein MHDYCTSRPQIVAGYVAGWGGKHEWDKDAATLTALDTMPGTTANNVAMSAVNTAKGGVCLTEGITVGQLNEVFCKYLENHPENRHQSATELVQKSFSEAWPCK